Proteins co-encoded in one Candidatus Thermoplasmatota archaeon genomic window:
- a CDS encoding class I SAM-dependent methyltransferase codes for MNKDEDDDIKKWLDQMGEIFLIDVGIRQKQTVLDLGCGVGNYAIPAAGVVGRSGKVYAIDKNRGSLDELIQRTEERGLKNIEIIDVSEESDLPLQDESVDVVLLYDVIHLIDNRKELLANIYRVSKPNALISVYPKHHQEHMNMELDDVKDEIETVHFRFERMLYKILIHDNCLEQGYVLNFRKEC; via the coding sequence ATGAATAAGGATGAGGATGATGATATAAAAAAATGGCTGGATCAAATGGGTGAGATTTTTTTGATAGATGTTGGTATTAGACAGAAGCAGACCGTCTTGGATTTAGGATGTGGAGTGGGCAATTATGCGATTCCAGCAGCAGGGGTAGTTGGAAGGAGTGGAAAGGTTTATGCTATTGATAAAAACAGGGGATCTTTGGATGAATTGATACAGAGAACTGAAGAAAGAGGATTAAAAAACATTGAAATAATAGATGTATCAGAAGAATCTGACCTGCCTTTGCAAGATGAGTCTGTTGATGTGGTTTTGCTTTATGATGTCATACATTTAATAGATAATAGAAAGGAGCTGTTGGCTAACATTTACCGAGTTTCAAAACCAAATGCCCTTATTTCAGTTTATCCGAAACACCATCAAGAGCATATGAACATGGAGTTAGATGACGTTAAAGATGAGATAGAAACTGTACATTTTCGTTTTGAAAGAATGCTCTACAAAATACTAATACATGATAATTGTCTTGAACAAGGCTATGTTTTAAATTTTAGGAAAGAATGCTAA